The DNA segment CCAGGATCTGCGGGATCTGGGTCCAGGCCAGGATCTCGCGCAGCGAACCGGCGGACGAGCCCGCCGGGAAGCGGTTCACGTCGGCCGTGTCGGAGCCTGCGATTTCCAGCGCATTCGCTGCGACATTGGCAGCCTTGAAGATCCGCTCGCTGATCTTCTGCCAGCCGGACTTCAGCTCGAAGAACGCGCCGTTGGCCAGCCCGTGCGCCGTGCTGGTGGCCACGCCGGGCGCCGCGTTGGAGATGGCGGTGATGGCCTTGGCGGTGCCGTAGCCGGTTGCGATGGCGACGGTTGCACCGTCGGGAAGGGAGACAGCCATGTTGTGCCTTTCAATGAAAAAAGCCCGCTTGCGCGGGCGGGTGGATGCCCTGTCGGGCGAAGATGGCCGTGAGGCCGGAAAGTGGAGGGACGGCGCGACGGGAGAAACCTGACAGGCTCCGTAGCCGCTCGGGAAATGCCCGGATGTTCACGCCAGGGCCGGGGCTGGCGAGTCGTGCGTGAGGAGGTGCCGCAATGCAGACACCTGGATGCCCGGACGCGTGAGTGCGCCCCGCTTGCGGCCGCAGCGGGCGCATCTCATTGCCTGCATGGCGGACCTTTCGATGCAAAAAAGCCCGCGACAGCAAGCGCTGCGCGGGCTTTTGCATAGCCAAAGAAAAAGCCCGCAGGGCGAACACTGCGGGCTTCGGAAAAATGGACGTGCATCTTCATCAGGATCTACCGCACACCACCCAGACCAGAAGTCTGATAGTTGCGGGCATTCGACAAAGAGGCGTCGGGCGAGAGGATAAGCATCCTCTGCAATCGACTGGTGCAATTCTAATTCAGCTCCTGATGGAGTGCAAGCGGTTTCCGATGGATTGGCGAGCCCGGTGCACGCAGTCATCGATGAAGTTGGCCATGCGGCGCCCCGCCTCGCCATGCGGCACGCGAGACAGGCCCGTGCCGGCGCACGCCTTGCACGCCCTGGATGAAAGCCGTGCCGCACCCGGCATGGACTCGAACTTGCGGCCTTCGCACGCCGAGCACGTCGGCTGAAGCCACCAGTACAGCACTGCGGCGGCCACGGAATGCGGCGCATCGATGCGCCAACGGGTCGCCTGCGCGGCCAGTTGCTCGCGCACTTGCGGCAGCGTCTTCAGGCGGGCGAACACCTGGGCATGCTGGAGTGCGAGGCGTTGATCCGCGTCTTGCGGCGGCTCCTTCGGCGACGAATGAACCATGTCGGCCCGCGGCATGCGCGAATGGTCTGCCCCGTCGTACTCCGAATGCAGCCGCAGCAGCGCCCCTCCGACGCGGGAGCGGCTCCAGCCGGCAGCCACCAGGAGGTCCGCATCCGATCGGGAAGCGCCCTCGCGTACACAAAGACGGAGATTGGAGGAGTTGCCGGCGGTGCTGTAGGCCTCCTGGACGGTGCGGGAATCGTTGTGGTACATGGTCTTCCTTCAGGGGTGAGGGGCGTCGGGCAGACCGGGAGCACCTGTGCAGAGTCTGGCGCGGTGTCTCGATCCATGCCTCCATTTAACATCATGTTTAAACCCAAGTCAAACAATTTGTTTAACAACATTTTGTTTAAACGGTGGACAATGGCGCCATGCATGAAAGCGCCCTACGCCTCTACCAAGCCGCCTCCGAGCTCAAGGACGTCACCGGCCAGTCCGCCGTGGCTCGCCTGCTGGGAGAGTCCCCGCAGAACATCAAGAACTGGGAGATGCGGGGTGTTTCCAAGGCCGGCGCACTGAAAGCGGAAGAACTCATCGGCTGCTCCGCCGCGTGGCTGCTGACCGGCGACAGGCAGCCTGCCCCGGCACACCGCAGGCCAGCCCAGCCCGCAGCGGTGACCACATCGGGCAGCGTGACGGTGCCGCAGCTGGCGAATGCAGCATCCATGGGCGCTGGCAGCGAAATGGCGCACGAGGACGTGATGGTGGGCCGTCTCACACTTTCGCCCACCTGGATCGGCAGGACGCTGCGCGGCCTCAGCACCCCCGAGAACCTGCGCTTCATCCACGCCTATGGGGATTCCATGGAACCCACGTTCCTGGACGGGGATGTACTGCTGGTGGACGCGGGCGTGCGCACGGTGGAGGTGGACGGGGTGTATGTCCTGGGAGCACAGAACCGCCTCTTCATCAAGCGCGTGCGCCAGCGGCTCGACGGTGCCTACGAGATCAGCAGCGACAACCCCACCGTCAAGACGGTGGATGTGCTGGACGGCAAGCACACGGTGGAGATCCTCGGCAAGGTGATATGGATCTGGAACGGACGCAAGATCTGAACGCACCCGTTGTTCGCCATGTTTAACGACCCGCCGGAAAGCCACGACGTTTAAACACCCGGCAAGTCAGCCACGTCTTATTAAACAGAAAGAAACGATCGTGGGCGATAGCAGGCGGGGGCCCGAAGATGCGGGCACCGGCATGGATGTGGTCAAAGGCCCAGCCCGTCGGCAAGGCCGGGGAACCAGCAGCGCAGCGCCCTTTCGAACGGTCAGCGCCGCGTGGGATCGTCGCCCCATGCCGCGCTTCGTCCATCTCGTGTATGTGGTAGGCCGTGCTGGGCTCGAACCAGCGACCAAAGGATTATGCGTGCCACTTCGGCTTTCGCCGCCCGTTTCCGGTTCGTGGCCTGGACTCTGTCTTGCCTTTCGGCCTTCCCGTCGAGTCTCTACACGTTCCCCCCTTGTGGAGGGCTTCGCTCGGCGTTGGCATAGCGCGCAGGACGCGCAGTAGCGTTCACCGAATTTGAGAAGTTCTACTTCAAGGCAGAGTGAACTTACCTTGAGCAACCCATTGGGTGCCGCTCCATTCCCAGGCCGTTGCCTGGGGACAGGAACCTCCCCGTCAAGTCCTCTGCTCTAACCAACTGAGCTAACGGCCCACAGCCAGCGATTGTCGCATACGCAGCCGGGCCACCCCAAAAACCCCTGCATGCGGTTTTGCGGAACGCGCAACCCCCTGGCTTGCTGACCGGCTCCTGGAACCCAGCATATGGGACACGAAAGAGCCTCCGCACGGCCCGTTTCACTCGGACGCCTGGACACAGGTTTTGTAACTGGTCCGCGCCAGCGTATCGGTTACCCTCGAAAGTTACGGTCGAGTTGCTTTTGATGATCCGGCCTGGTCGCCAGAACGTCGTATGCCCCTGTCCGCCTTTTCCCGCCTTCCGCTGGCGCACTACGCGCTTGTCATCGATGACCATCCACTCGTTGCACGTGGCATGGCCGAGTTCCTGCGCCTCCACCCCCGGCTGGAGGAAGCCCGCCATGCCCACGAAACATCCGAGGCCCTGCGCATCATTGCCTCGCACGGCTCGCCCATCCTGGCGCTGGTGGACTTCTGGCTCGCGGAGGGTGCCGCGACGTCTTTCATCGACAACCTTTTCGCGATGTCCCCCGGGACACGCGTGCTGATCGTGAGCGCGGACCACCATCCAGCCATTGTGCTCAAGGCCCGGGCCAGCGGCGCCCACGGATTCATCCACAAGCGGGAACCGCCCGAGACCTTCCACGCCGCCATCAATGCCGTGCTCGATGGCGCCTCCTGGTTCGACTCCGGGGCGACGGCATGCCTTTCCAGCACGGCTACCACCACAGCCATCGGTGCCACGACACCCCGCGAGATCCATCTGTCACCTGCCGATCTCGGCCTGACCCCGCGCCAGGGGCAAATCCTCGCGCTGGTCCTGGAGGGACTGCCCAACAAACCCATCGCGAATGCGCTGCATCTGTCGGAGCACACGGTCAAGGAACACCTCACGGCCATCCTGCAAAAGCTCGGCGCGAGCAACCGGGTGGAACTTATCTCCAGGCTGCGCGGCGTCCGGATGGATGAATCCTGAGCCGCCCGGCGCAGCCGCGCCGCGGCTGGTCCGGTCCAACCGACACAAGGGGTTACGCAATTCCTGCCATGGCGGGGGACCAGCCGGAGGGGCGACCCCGTATAAATCTGCGTTCCCCTCGCAGAACCAGCCGGTTCGGGTGCAGGGATCCCATCGGCCTGGAAGCTGAAAAACGTATGGCTGGCACGCACACGGCCCGCCCGGATTGGAGAAAACATGAGGATTGCCGCCCCATTGCTCGTCATCGGCCTGTTCGTCGCCCCTGCGGCCTGGTCCGCCAACCGCGCCTGCGTGATCGAGGGAACCATCTCCGTCGCGGGTTCCAGTACGGCGGTGAAAGACTGCATGGAGTTCTCGTCCGACGTCACGGCGGAGCAACTCAAGAGCAGCTGCGACGCGGTCGCACAGGCATCGGCCGGGTTCGGTGGCAAGCCGGGCAAGGTGACACTCATGCGCCAATGTCCACGGCCTGCCAGCGGTGCGTGCAAGGGACTGATGGGCCGACCGCTCGATGCCTACTATTACGGACTGTCGGCCGATGCCATCCAGCAGAAGCGGCAAGCCTGCGAAACCTCGACCGCGGTGATCAAGGGCGGTACGTGGAGCGACGGCAAGTAGCCATCCGCAAGTGCTATCCGAGTGGGTCGTCCTAGCGGCGATGGCTCAGCGCATTGGTCACCAGCTTGGAGGTGATATCCACGATCTGGATCATGCGGTCGTAGGGCATGCGCGTGGGGCCGATGACGCCCAGCGTGCCCACGACCTGCCCGTCCACCTCGTACGGGGCGCTGACCACCGACAGTTCCTCGAAAGGCACGACCTGGCTTTCGCCTCCGATGAAGATGCGCACGCCTTCGGCCCGGTTGGAGACGTCGAGCAGGCGCAGTATCTGGGTCTTCTGCTCGAAGAGGTCGAAGGCCTTGCGCAGGTTGCCCATGTCGTTGGAGAAATCGCTCAGGGCCAGCAGGTTGCGCTCGCCGGATATGACAACCTCCTCCTGCGATGCGGCCATGGCCTCGGAGCCGACGTTCACCGCGGCCTGCATGAGGGAAGCGATCTCTCCGCGCAACTGGTCCACCTCGGTCTTGAGCCGCTCGCGCACCTCGTCCATCCCCAGGCCGGAATAGTGGCTGTTGAGGAAGTTGGCGGCCTCGGCCAGTTGCGACTGGGAATGGTCCACTTCGGTGAAGATGACGCGGTTCTGCACATCCCCGTCCGGAGAGACGATGATGACGAGCAGGCGCCGCTCCGAGAGGCGCAGGAACTCGATGTGGCGGAAGACCGACGGCCGGCGCGGAGCCATCACCACGCCCACGAACTGCGAGAGGCTCGACAGCAGCTGCGCGGCGTTCGCGATGACCTTCTGCGGCTGGTCGGCCGCGAGCTCGGGGGAGCACAGCTCACCGCGCTGCACCGTCAACATGGTGTCAACGAACAGCCGGTAGCCTTTGGCGGTGGGGATGCGGCCCGCGGAGGTATGGGGGCTGGCGATCAGCCCGATGTCCTCCAGGTCGGCCATGACGTTGCGTATGGTGGCCGGGGAAAGGTCCAGGCCCGACGCCTTCGACAACGTGCGCGAACCCACCGGCTGGCCGTCGGCGATGTAGCGCTCGATCAGCGCTTTGAGCAACAACTTGGCACGGTCGTCGAGCATTGAATCATTTTAATGATCTAATTTCCGTGATGAAGCTCAGGTTCCAACGCGTGGCGCTCGTCGGCAAGTACCAGGCGCCCACTTCTGCAGGCATGTCCGACAGTTCGCGCGACGCGCTGGACGGCATCGCCAGATTCCTGGCCAACGAGGGGTGCGAGGTCGCCCTCGAGGCGGATACCGCCGCGAACACGGGGTTCACCAACTACCCGGCGCTCTCCGTGGAGCGCATCGGGCTGGACTGCGATCTCTGCCTCGTGGTGGGCGGCGACGGCACGATGCTGGGCGTCGGCCGGCAACTCGCCCAGTACCGCACGCCGCTCATCGGCATCAACCAGGGCCGGCTCGGCTTCATCACCGACATCCCCCTGGGCGAGTACCCGACGGTTCTCAAGCCCATGCTGCGGGGCGAGTACGAGGAAGACCTGCGCCCCCTCATGCGGGCCCGGGTGATGCGCCAGGGCCAGTGCGTGTTCGAGGCACTGGCGATGAACGACGTGGTGGTCAACCGCGGTTCCACGTCCGGGATGGTGGAACTGCGCGTGGAAGTGGGCGGCCATTTCGTGTCCAACCAGCGCGCAGACGGCCTCATCATCGCTTCGCCCACGGGCTCCACCGCCTATGCCCTGTCCGCAGGCGGCCCGATGCTGCACCCGACGATTCCCGGCTGGGTGCTGGCGCCGATCGCGCCGCATACGCTGTCGAACCGGCCCATCGTGCTGTCGGACAGCATGGAAGTGGCCGTGGAAGTCGTCAGCGGGCGCGATGTCAGCGCGAATTTCGACATGCAGTCGCTCGCGTCCCTGCAGCACGGCGACCGCATCCTGGTACAGCGCTCGGACTACCGGGCGCGCTTTCTCCATCCGCGCGGCTGGAACTACTTCGCCACGCTGCGCAAGAAACTCCGCTGGAACGAAGGAGGCTACTGAGCATGGCGTTGAAGCGGATTGCTCTGCGTGATTTCGTGATCGTCGAGTCCCTCGAGCTCGACCTCCATACCGGATTCACCGTCCTGACCGGCGAGACCGGCGCCGGCAAGTCCATCCTCATCGATGCGCTGCAGCTGTTGCTGGGCGCGCGTGCCGACCCGGGCGTGGTCCGGGAAGGTGCGGCGTCCACGGACCTGTGCGCGGAGTTCGATGGCACCCCTGCCATCGCGGCCTGGCTGGACGATGCGGGCATCCCTCCGGAAGACGGCCTGCTGCTGCGCCGCACCATCGACACCCAGGGCAAGAGCCGCGCGTGGATCAACGGGGTGCCGGTGACCGCGACGCAGATGCGCACCCTGGGATCGCACCTGCTCGACATCCACGGACAGCATGCCTGGCAGAGCCTCACGCGCTCGGACGCGGTGCGCGGCCTGCTGGATGCGTACGGCAGCATCCGCCCGGAAGGCCTGCAGCCCCTCTGGACGCGCTGGCGCGACGACCGCAAGGCACTGGATGCCGCCGTTGCGGGCCAGAACGACATCCAGCAGGAGCGCGACCGGCTCCAGTGGCAGATCGCGGAGATGCAGAAGCTCGCCCCCGCCGATGGCGAATGGGAAGAGCTGAACGCGCAGCACACGCGCCTGTCGCATGCGCAGGCGCTGATCGACACGGCACAGGACGCGCTGTCGGCGCTGGAGGATGATGAATCGGGCGCTCACGGCCCGCTGGTGCGCGCCCGCGGCCTGCTCGAAGGCAAGGCGTCGCTCGACCCGCAGTTCCAGTCCATGCTGGACGTGCTGGCGTCCTGCCTGGCCCAGGCATCGGACGTGGCGCATTCGCTCCAGGCCTACCTGCGCCACACCGACGTGGACCCTGACCGGCTCGAAACGCTGGATGCGCGCATGGGGCTCTGGATGTCGCTGGCACGGCGCTTCAAGCGCCAGCCGCAGGACCTGCCCGCACTGCTCGCCGGCTGGGAGGAAGAGCTCGCACGCCTGGACGGGGCCTCGGATGTGGAAGCCCTCGCGGAGCAGGCCCGCAAAAGCGAAGCCGCCTATATGCAGGCTGCCCGGGAGATTTCGCAGAAGCGCGCCAAGGCGGCTCCACAGCTCGCGCGCGCCATCACCCAGGCCATGCAGGGCCTGGGCATGAAGGGCGGCCGCTTCGACGTGGCGCTCGACACGCAGGCCGAGCCTGGTCCCCACGGGCTGGACAGCGTGGCATTCCTGGTCGCGGGCCACCAGGGGGTGACGCCTCGCCCGATCGGCAAGGTGGCCTCGGGCGGCGAACTGTCGCGCATCTCGCTGGCGATCTCGGTGACCACCAGCCGCCTGGGCGAAGCACCGACGCTGATCTTCGACGAGGTCGATTCCGGTGTCGGCGGCTCCGTTGCGGAAACCGTGGGGCAGCTGATGCAGCGGCTAGGCCGCGACCGGCAGGTACTGGCGGTGACCCACCTGCCGCAGGTGGCCGCGTGCGCAGACCACCACCTGGTCGTGTCCAAGCGCTCCCGCCAGCAGGGAACGGTCAGCACGGTGGCCGCCGCGGAAGGCGACCGCCGCATCCAGGAAATGGCACGCATGCTCGGCGGCGAGCGCGCTTCGGCCGCCACCCTGGCGCACGCCCGCGAGATGCTGGACAACAGCCGCGCGGCAGCCAAGGGAGCCAGAGCATGACGGCCAACACCCTGGAGATCGTGCTGATCACGGGCATGTCGGGTTCCGGCAAGTCCGTGGCGCTGCACGCGCTGGAAGACGCGGGCTATTACTGCGTGGACAACCTGCCCCCGGAGCTGCTCGCGGCCTTCGTGGCGCTGGAGCACCAGCACCACGGCAACCGGGTGGCCATCGCCATGGACGTGCGCAGCGCCACGGCGCTGCCCCTGGTGCCGCAGCAGCTGCGCCGCCTGCGAGCGGAAGGCGTGACCGTGCACTCGCTGTTCCTGGATGCCACCACGGACACGCTGGTGCGCCGCTTTTCGGAAACGCGCCGCCGCCATCCGCTGTCCCGCGACGAATGGTACGGCGAGCCACATGCACTACTGGAAACCATCGAGCTCGAGCGCGAACTGCTTGCCGACCTGCGCGAGCAATCGCACGTCATCGACACCAGCGCGATCCGCGCCGCGCAGTTGCAGGGCTACGTGAAGAGCCTGATGCCGGCGCTGCCAGGTCAATTGACGCTGGTGTTCCAGTCGTTCGCGTTCAAACGGGGCGTGCCGGTGGACGCGGACTATGTCTTCGACGTGCGCATGCTGCCGAACCCGCATTACGAGCCGGGCCTGCGCCACCTCACGGGCAAGGACCAGCCGGTGGTGCATTACCTGGAACAGGCCCCGGAGGTGCTGCAGATGCGCGAACACATCTCCGGCTTCCTGGGGCACTGGCTCGAGCCGCTGGCACAGAACCACCGCAGCTATGTCACGGTGGCGATCGGCTGCACGGGCGGACAGCACCGGTCCGTCTATCTCGTCGAGCGACTCGCAGCGGAATTTTCAGACCGCTGGACGACACTGCGACGCCACCGGGAACTCGACGGACGCTAGGCGGCGGGCAGCCGCAATTGATCCAGGAGCTTGCGCACGGGGGCCGGCAATCCCAGCGCCTTCCATTGCGCGGCCGTGTACCAGCCCCCCTCCTGCCCGGCTTCGGCCTGGCCGGGCGCGACATGCTCCGGCCCGGGCACCAGCAGGGGATGCAGGTGCAGGTCCCGGTGCGTGAGGACATGGAACACGGCATCCAGTTCCCGTGGCGGGCGGACCACGCCGCGCTGCGCCAGCCAGTCCCGGGCCTCCTCCCGGCTGTCGAACATGGGTGGGCAATGCAGGCCGGCCCAGATGCCCTCGGACGGCCTGCGCTGCAGCCAGAGGCGACCCTCGCCATCGTGCAGCAGCGGAAACCACCATGCCTGAGCCCGCCGCAGCAGCTTGCGCGTGCGCACGGGGTAATCCTCGGGATTGCCGGCCCGGGCCGCAGCGCACTGCGGCTGCAGGGGACAGAGGATGCAGGCAGGCTTGCGCGGCGTGCAGAGGCTCGCGCCCAGGTCCATCAGGCCCTGCGTGTAGCGGGGCATGGATTCCTGCAGGTCGTCGAGCGGCAGCAGTTCGCTGGCGCGATCCCACAGGTCCCGCTCGTTGCGGGCGACGGCCAGGTCGGCATCGAAACCGAGCACCCGGGTGAGCACCCGCCGGACGTTTGCATCCAGGATGGGCACGCGCTCCGCGAAGCAGAAGGAGGCGATCGCGCCGGCCGTGGAACGGCCGATGCCGGGCAGGCCGGCCAGCGCCTCGGCGGAGCGCGGAAACTCCCCGCCGCAACGCTCCACGACTTCCTTGGCGCACCGGTGCAGGTTGCGGGCGCGGCTGTAGTAGCCGAGCCCGCTCCAGAGGGCCATGACGTCGTCCTCCGGCGCCGCGGCCAGGGCCCGCACGTCGGGAAACCGCTCCAGGAACCGCACGTAGTAGTCCAGTACCGTGCTGACCTGCGTCTGCTGCAGCATGATTTCGGACAGCCAGACCCGGTAGGGGTCGCGCGTCTGCTGCCAGGGAAGGTGGTTGCGGCCATGCACGGCCTGCCAGCGCACCACTTCGGTGGCGATGTCGGGGGCCGCGCGCTTCATGCGGACAGCGGCGTCCGGAGCTGGGGCTTGCCGTTTTCCGCCGGGAGGGAAGCCAGCTGCTCCGTCAGTTCGTGCAGGCGGGCCTCCAGTTGCGCGAGTTCCTGCTCGGCCTGCTCGATCTCCGCGATGCGCTCCACGAGTCCGCTGGCGGCATGCTGGATGCGGTCCACCGCCTCGATGCGCCGGGCGAAGCTGCGCTTGCGCTCGCGCAACTGCGCGTCGAGTTGGGCCGTGGCGGACTTGCTCCACAACTCCAGGTCGTTCGCGGCCGATTCGAACACGGTACGCAGCCGCATTCCCAGAGCCCGCACGAGGCGGTGGGTGAAATCGGGCTGCGCCAGCCGCAGGGTGTTGCCCACGCCGATGTATTGCAGGTGGCGGGCCTCGATCTGCTGGATCTCCGTCAGGAAGCCATCGAGCCGGGGCGTGGCGGGCACCTGCAGGGAGAAGCCGAAATCCGCATTGAGCTGGCGGAACGTCCCCCCCAGCATGGAGTGGATCTCGGTGGCCGACGCCTGGGCCTTGTCCATGATGGCGCGCAGGCGCTCGAACGTCTCCGCGTACACCTTGCGGACCCCGAGCTTCAGACCCTTTTGCTGGAGGGTTTCGACCAGCGACGTCATCTCCGCCTTCAGCGAGCGCGCGCCCAGGTCATGGAAGATGTCGCGCAGCAGCTTCAGGTGCACGGCACGCACCGCCTGGATCTTGGCGGCGCTGGCGTCGAATTCGCGCTGCTCCTGCTCGATGCGCACGCGCATGGACTCGATCACCGATGCATTCTTGCCGCGCAGGCTGCGCAACTCCAGCATCTGGTCGTCCAGGTCGCGCCGGCGGATATTGATCGTCCGGCCCGCTTCCGAGCGCAGGGAGGCCACGCCGGCCGTCACGGCCGAACGCAGGATGGCCTGGCGCTTGCCCATCACGCCCTGCCCCAGCGCGTCCTCCAGCGCCGGCAGTCCGCTCGATTCCAGCAGCACGTCGTCGCAATGGATCTTGGACACCAGGCCCTTCTGGGCGGACACCAGCAGCACCTGGTCGGGTGCCACGCCCAGCATGTCGGCGGAGGCCAGGCGCTGGCGGTCCAGCTGCTCCTGCACCTGGGTCGGGGAGTTCAGGGTGTCCCACAAGGTATCGATCTTGTTGAGCACCACCAGCTGCGCATCCGCATGGCCCACGGACGGCGCCACGTGCTGGCGCCAGATCTCCAGGTCCGACCGCGTGACGCCGGTATCCGCACCCAGGATGAACACCACGGCATGGGCCTGCGGGATGAGATTGATGGTGAGCTCGGGCTCCGCGCCCACGGCGTTGAGGCCGGGGGTGTCCAGGATGACCAGGCCCTGGCGCAACAGGGGGTGGGGGATGTTGATCAGCGCATGGCGCCACGCAGGCACCTCCACCAGCCCTTTCGCGTCGGGCACGGGGTTTTCCTGCGGCTGGTCGTCGTGCCAGAAGCCGAGGGCGCGAGCCTCGTCCTGCGTGACCCGGCGCACTTCCGAAACCTTCTCGATGGCCTGGGCCAGCTGCTCGGCGTCGCCGACGTTCAGCGGCACTTCGCTCCACTGGTCCGGCCGCAGCCGCCATTCGGCCAGCCCCTGGGGCTGCGTGCGCGTCTCGATGGGCAGCAGCCTCAGGCTGTTGGGCAGCGCCGGGTCGTAACCGAGCTCGGTCGGGCACATCGTGGTGCGCCCCGCGCTGGCCGGCATGATGCGGCGGCCATAGTCGGCGAAGAAGATCGCGTTGATGAGTTCGGACTTGCCGCGCGAGAATTCCGCGACGAATGCGACCATGACCTTGTCGCTGCGCACCTGGTCTTCCAGGCGGCGCAGCTTTTCCTCGATGGCCGCATCCATGAGGGCATGCGACGACATCCATTCCCCCAGGTGCTTCAGCTGCAGCGCGAAAGCGCGCCGCCAGGCGCCATGCTGGTCGAATTGCTCGTTGAAAGAAGGTCCCACGGTGCTCCTGGAGGTGGATGCTGCGCTGCGGCCCTGCAGGCACATGCAAAATATATCAGCACCCCGGGCCAGATTGCCCGCCCAAATCACGGCCGCTGGCAGCGGATGCAATAGTACGTGCTGCGCTGGCCCTGCCGCATGGAGCGTATCGGCGTTCCGCAGGTACGGCACGGCAGGCCCTCGCGCCCATAGACGTGGGCTTCGAGCTGGAAATGCCCGGCATTGCCATCCACGCCGGCGAAATCCCGCAGTGTGCTGCCGCCGCGCTCCACCGCGCGGGCCAGCACCGTGCGGATCGCCTCGTGCAGGCGCCGGGCGCGCAGCGGCCCGATCGAAGAGGC comes from the Paracidovorax avenae ATCC 19860 genome and includes:
- the rapZ gene encoding RNase adapter RapZ, encoding MTANTLEIVLITGMSGSGKSVALHALEDAGYYCVDNLPPELLAAFVALEHQHHGNRVAIAMDVRSATALPLVPQQLRRLRAEGVTVHSLFLDATTDTLVRRFSETRRRHPLSRDEWYGEPHALLETIELERELLADLREQSHVIDTSAIRAAQLQGYVKSLMPALPGQLTLVFQSFAFKRGVPVDADYVFDVRMLPNPHYEPGLRHLTGKDQPVVHYLEQAPEVLQMREHISGFLGHWLEPLAQNHRSYVTVAIGCTGGQHRSVYLVERLAAEFSDRWTTLRRHRELDGR
- the recN gene encoding DNA repair protein RecN, producing MALKRIALRDFVIVESLELDLHTGFTVLTGETGAGKSILIDALQLLLGARADPGVVREGAASTDLCAEFDGTPAIAAWLDDAGIPPEDGLLLRRTIDTQGKSRAWINGVPVTATQMRTLGSHLLDIHGQHAWQSLTRSDAVRGLLDAYGSIRPEGLQPLWTRWRDDRKALDAAVAGQNDIQQERDRLQWQIAEMQKLAPADGEWEELNAQHTRLSHAQALIDTAQDALSALEDDESGAHGPLVRARGLLEGKASLDPQFQSMLDVLASCLAQASDVAHSLQAYLRHTDVDPDRLETLDARMGLWMSLARRFKRQPQDLPALLAGWEEELARLDGASDVEALAEQARKSEAAYMQAAREISQKRAKAAPQLARAITQAMQGLGMKGGRFDVALDTQAEPGPHGLDSVAFLVAGHQGVTPRPIGKVASGGELSRISLAISVTTSRLGEAPTLIFDEVDSGVGGSVAETVGQLMQRLGRDRQVLAVTHLPQVAACADHHLVVSKRSRQQGTVSTVAAAEGDRRIQEMARMLGGERASAATLAHAREMLDNSRAAAKGARA
- a CDS encoding LuxR C-terminal-related transcriptional regulator, which translates into the protein MPLSAFSRLPLAHYALVIDDHPLVARGMAEFLRLHPRLEEARHAHETSEALRIIASHGSPILALVDFWLAEGAATSFIDNLFAMSPGTRVLIVSADHHPAIVLKARASGAHGFIHKREPPETFHAAINAVLDGASWFDSGATACLSSTATTTAIGATTPREIHLSPADLGLTPRQGQILALVLEGLPNKPIANALHLSEHTVKEHLTAILQKLGASNRVELISRLRGVRMDES
- the mutY gene encoding A/G-specific adenine glycosylase, coding for MKRAAPDIATEVVRWQAVHGRNHLPWQQTRDPYRVWLSEIMLQQTQVSTVLDYYVRFLERFPDVRALAAAPEDDVMALWSGLGYYSRARNLHRCAKEVVERCGGEFPRSAEALAGLPGIGRSTAGAIASFCFAERVPILDANVRRVLTRVLGFDADLAVARNERDLWDRASELLPLDDLQESMPRYTQGLMDLGASLCTPRKPACILCPLQPQCAAARAGNPEDYPVRTRKLLRRAQAWWFPLLHDGEGRLWLQRRPSEGIWAGLHCPPMFDSREEARDWLAQRGVVRPPRELDAVFHVLTHRDLHLHPLLVPGPEHVAPGQAEAGQEGGWYTAAQWKALGLPAPVRKLLDQLRLPAA
- a CDS encoding NAD kinase, which codes for MKLRFQRVALVGKYQAPTSAGMSDSSRDALDGIARFLANEGCEVALEADTAANTGFTNYPALSVERIGLDCDLCLVVGGDGTMLGVGRQLAQYRTPLIGINQGRLGFITDIPLGEYPTVLKPMLRGEYEEDLRPLMRARVMRQGQCVFEALAMNDVVVNRGSTSGMVELRVEVGGHFVSNQRADGLIIASPTGSTAYALSAGGPMLHPTIPGWVLAPIAPHTLSNRPIVLSDSMEVAVEVVSGRDVSANFDMQSLASLQHGDRILVQRSDYRARFLHPRGWNYFATLRKKLRWNEGGY
- the hrcA gene encoding heat-inducible transcriptional repressor HrcA; this translates as MLDDRAKLLLKALIERYIADGQPVGSRTLSKASGLDLSPATIRNVMADLEDIGLIASPHTSAGRIPTAKGYRLFVDTMLTVQRGELCSPELAADQPQKVIANAAQLLSSLSQFVGVVMAPRRPSVFRHIEFLRLSERRLLVIIVSPDGDVQNRVIFTEVDHSQSQLAEAANFLNSHYSGLGMDEVRERLKTEVDQLRGEIASLMQAAVNVGSEAMAASQEEVVISGERNLLALSDFSNDMGNLRKAFDLFEQKTQILRLLDVSNRAEGVRIFIGGESQVVPFEELSVVSAPYEVDGQVVGTLGVIGPTRMPYDRMIQIVDITSKLVTNALSHRR
- a CDS encoding dynamin family protein is translated as MGPSFNEQFDQHGAWRRAFALQLKHLGEWMSSHALMDAAIEEKLRRLEDQVRSDKVMVAFVAEFSRGKSELINAIFFADYGRRIMPASAGRTTMCPTELGYDPALPNSLRLLPIETRTQPQGLAEWRLRPDQWSEVPLNVGDAEQLAQAIEKVSEVRRVTQDEARALGFWHDDQPQENPVPDAKGLVEVPAWRHALINIPHPLLRQGLVILDTPGLNAVGAEPELTINLIPQAHAVVFILGADTGVTRSDLEIWRQHVAPSVGHADAQLVVLNKIDTLWDTLNSPTQVQEQLDRQRLASADMLGVAPDQVLLVSAQKGLVSKIHCDDVLLESSGLPALEDALGQGVMGKRQAILRSAVTAGVASLRSEAGRTINIRRRDLDDQMLELRSLRGKNASVIESMRVRIEQEQREFDASAAKIQAVRAVHLKLLRDIFHDLGARSLKAEMTSLVETLQQKGLKLGVRKVYAETFERLRAIMDKAQASATEIHSMLGGTFRQLNADFGFSLQVPATPRLDGFLTEIQQIEARHLQYIGVGNTLRLAQPDFTHRLVRALGMRLRTVFESAANDLELWSKSATAQLDAQLRERKRSFARRIEAVDRIQHAASGLVERIAEIEQAEQELAQLEARLHELTEQLASLPAENGKPQLRTPLSA
- a CDS encoding S24 family peptidase; the protein is MHESALRLYQAASELKDVTGQSAVARLLGESPQNIKNWEMRGVSKAGALKAEELIGCSAAWLLTGDRQPAPAHRRPAQPAAVTTSGSVTVPQLANAASMGAGSEMAHEDVMVGRLTLSPTWIGRTLRGLSTPENLRFIHAYGDSMEPTFLDGDVLLVDAGVRTVEVDGVYVLGAQNRLFIKRVRQRLDGAYEISSDNPTVKTVDVLDGKHTVEILGKVIWIWNGRKI